ACCAGCATAAaatgcaaagagatttttttcatgcttgtagCAGGGTAGGGGTTTGGAGAGTTAAGAGGATTTGGGAGTTGCTCTTAGTATTTGTACTGATTCAGTCTTAGCACACAGTGTGTAATGGAACTGACCTTGAGGAAAAAGTGAAAGATCTTAGTAGTTGAACTGACCGAAAGGGAAAAGCAGGTTTATTACAGTGAACTAGAGAAAAGTGCTTTCTTGATGGAACAGTTCCTAAAGAACATGTAGCTGCCTTGCTGGTGTGGGGTTTTAAACTGTTGCAGATTGGATCCATAAAGGTTTTCAagttaataattttcataaaattGCCTGTGTGGCTGCAAAAATCCATAGACTTGTGCTTTTATAATTGAGGTTAGTTAGATTCAGTAAAGGAAGGGTTTGGGCATGCCCCTGAAGGGCCAACCTCTGTACCAGGGTGAGCAGATAACTGCTAAGCTTGTGTTCAAGGTCCACCAGAATCCACAGACTAAGCACTTCTCAGAGCTTACTCTAGTAGGCATTTCTCACCGCATCCACCTGGGAGCAAACTCCGATCTCAACAGGGCTCTCAGTCCCTCTTGTTCAAGTTGTTCCTTCTTCAGTGTTTCATGATGCCAATATTTAACTCTGCTCCTTATGTTGGTTAAGGATTTCTATGGGACTCTAGCTTCCAGCTAAGGCTGTCTCCTACACGGGACACCTTCACCCTAGGCTGCCTTTTTGCTTTGACAATACTATAGTGATTAAAAGCATTCGTGAGGTTCAGGTTTTGATCTCTTTCTGCCTAAGTAAACCTTGATCTGCTCTATCTTGGGTGAGTGCTCCAACTACCTGTATACTGGATAAAAGGAGGGGGCTGgttaatactttttattattatttattagagGTTGGGGCCATAGGTCATTTCTCCGGAATGTAGAATAAGACTTGATTCCTTTCTCTGCTGAGAATGGGAATCCTTGTCCTGTCCCTCCAAAACTGCTTTTACTGCTTTATCGATTGTTCCTTTCGATATCAAGAAGTTCTCGGGACTCTGAATCCTGCTTGTTCTGCTATCTAACATGCCTCCTGTGAGCTGTGAACTTTGTAGATGGAAAACCTTCTGGTGGAGTATCTTGTAAGAAAAACGCAAGTGAACTGGCCGTTTCTAGATCATTAAAGCTGATGGGTTTCACCTACTGGGATCTTTAATTTTCcacctgctgaaatcagtggaagcTTTTGGCTCTAATCTGACATTTTGCCAGTTAGTATATGTCTCCCTAACTCCACTTACCTTTCTCAGACGGCACCAGAGCACAGCTCTTGTCAAACAAATTGGGTTTCTTTTATATCACAAAGGGTTTAACACAATGCTGAGTAAGCTCCTAATGGCTTTCCATATGCCCTTAGGCTTGTTCTAAGTTGGTGGCATCTAGCTTGTGGCTCCCCACCTAGTAGAAGTAATCATTACAAACAACTGCTAAGTCAGGTCACAACTAAATACCTACCCTGAAAGCATCTCATATACAGGTGGCATCCCAAAATTAGTTTTGACTGTTAACAGTCAGTCAGGGCATCATAGCTTGTGAtgtgtcctttttttctccccttcagaGTGGGAATGGTCAAAGTTGCACTCATCTGGCCCGACAATGGCAGATGTAGAGCTTACAGGGAATTACAGTTTAGCCCAATCAAAAGAATCACTGGAGGGGTATCTTTCAGGGTGGTCCTCTCAAGAAAATCTGAGAATGACTTGATGAACAGAACAAAAGACAGAATTTGTACTGATAATCTCCTAGGGCAAAGACATGAAAGAGATCAGGACAATACTCATGAAACATACACACAACACCTTaaaatttctttcaaagaaaacatcatttattattttttatatgtgtTAGATCAAAGGAGCAACTCTGTAACAGGGTCAAAATTAATATGAAATCTAAAATAATCACAGCTTGTGATTTCTTTGTATGATATGTAATCACTCTGCTACAGTGTACATGACATAATCTGAAACATTACCCATTTATTGGAGGGAAAAAGACACACCAGGATTAAGATTGGAAGAAAGGGGACAGTAGTGTTATATGACTCCCTGAACACCAGGCTAGTAATTGCATGTGTCCTGTGGAATAAAGGAACTGACCTCTCCGGCCACCATGTTATTGCATGACATAAAAGCTCTCTGCTTCAGATCCAAAACAAGGTCTAACCCTCCTCTGGTTCCTCCCTGCTATTCTCCCTTGCCTCACCTCACTGCATTCTCCCTTTAGGCTTGACTAAAACCCATCCATCTGTGGAAGATGGAGTTGTTAGGATTGGGTCTTCACCATGTTTGTTGTATAGGGCAGTGCCCCATATAAATATTAAGGTATTAGGTCAGCAAGTGAAGTCCCCTCTCCTGCTTGGTCCCATAATCTGTACAGAAGTATGCTTGCTCCAAATGAGAGAAATACAGCTTCAGAAATCCCACTTCTGTGCAATACATGAGACAAAGGAAAGGGTTTATTCCAGCCACACTTGAAGCTAATTCCAGGAAGCTGCAATTCCAAGGAAAAAGGATTTCACTGAATTCTAGCAATAACAGATGTCCATAAATGAACTGCAGATAAGCTAGAAGTCTGCACAGCACTCTAGCACAAAACACTTGGAAGAGAGGAGACCTGGCAAGCACTTTCCTCTGTAGAAATCTTCCACAATCCAgtatccaacagcagctggagaacCCAGATTTCCTACTCCATCCACTGTGCCCATGCAGTTCCTGGGAGTGACTAGGACAAAGTGCACTGGTTCAAGGAGCtgagcaggggaagaggggaaaggtcTCAGTGTTACTCAGACCAAGAGCAGCCCATCTGACTAATTAGTGCACAGGCCAAAAAGCAGAGCCTTTTATGCAAGCTTACTTGGTAAGAACTAGGAAAAGGGTACAAGATTCTTCTAGATTTCTTCTCTGACCAATTTCAACTCgcaaatgaaacatttcttaaaTTCCTTGTCACTGAAGTTCCTCCTACACATTTTTAAGACTCCCAGAGCACTATTTCAACACCACTAAcatggtaaaaaaataaaatctggacCTAAAGGCAGACTTGGAATCTGAAGCAGATTCGCATCAGTCAGCTCACCTCCACTGCTATTCCAAAGACGGAGACGCCTGGCTCACTCTCTGTGCAAATGCAAACCTCTTCCTTTCTTGAAGGAGGTGctacctccttcctcttcctacCTACCTCGCTTCTGGCTGAGATGTGTTGTGCATGCTGATATGAAATTACAAACTGCTTTTGATTTCTCAAAATTCTTCTGTGCGTTTCCTTACACAAAGCTACCGCCATCATCAGCGCAGCAGCCAGTGCACGTGGCTCCATTTGGGATAGCTGATCCAACAGTGCTACACCCCCCCAGGGAACACTGGTTCAGAAGCACCTTGTCTTTGAGTAACTGGCACCACAATCTTAACAAGTAACAAGAAAGACCTCTGCCAAAGGTTACTGCACACAGATGGACAGACCTTAGTATTTCTGCAGATAAGTACCTACCAAATTGAAGGCGTTATTGCCAGCAACCAGCTCTCTGAGGTCTATCTAATCACAGCCTAGAAGACAGTTCCCAATTAACCCTATGGAAGTTATCACCCAAGTTAGCAAATATTGGAAGGGAAGGGATCATTCCTCTTTCTGTGCTGGATGTCACCTCTGAAAAGTGAGGCTGAGGGACACTGGAGCTAGTTTATGAATAAATGGGTTTTGGGCCTCCAGTTTCAGGCCTTGCACACTGGGTCCACAGTACAATTGTGACTGAAGAGATGTTCTGAAAGCTAAAAGACCTTCCCTCTGTTATATGCAAAGTCCTTCCCTGTACCTATTCTTCTGGGAACTGGAGACAAGTCCTTGTCTTGTGTAGGTAGATGAAATggtaatttcttttcctctccagtgaAAGGCAAAGGATTCAAATCTAAGATTGTGTTCCTCACACAGCTGCTTTTAGAAGCAGGCAAGCGATTCTTGTCCTGGTAAGACAAAGGAGAAGATCCCCAGCTAGTGCTAAGAGAGGAAGAGACTGCTTCCCACTATGTATTTCACAGGAGGGAAATTCACCCAAAGAGGTATTTTTCTGCTCCTATTCAGAAAATAAGAAGAGAGAGAAGCCATGGAGAAGGACCTCTTTGCCCGAGTCACTGACAGAGCATCCAGTCCCCTTCAGACACAGAGCCTAGCATAAGAAAAGAGCCTGCTCTGCAGTATGACCTTCCTAGGAAGATATATCAGTATCGAGAGGTTGGAGAGCTGCTGAAGCAGAATGTCAGTGCACATGGATGCTGAGATTTTAATTAAGAACAACCCAAATTTCTGCACATCTTGCTTGTACCTTGTGTATGGAGCTGCCTGGTaaagcaggaaggaagaaagaggaggcagagcagaTCTATTTCTGATCTCTCAGTGTGGTGTGAGCTGAGCATAACTAGGAACACCAACTCAGTTGTGCTAGCTCCAAAGGCTTTCCGTCACATATGGAGGCTGATCTATGCGTCTAAAATCACAAGGCTCCTCCGGAATTAAGACACTCCTTGCTGAGCCAATCTTTCACACAGAGTTTCTCGAGCAATGCTTGCTTAACTTCTTTGGACTGTCTAAGGAGACACAGGGCTTGATCTTTCTCTAGCTAGCCCAAGCTAGGAAAACAGAGGCAATGGAAGGTGCATGTCATTAGGTATATGGAAATGTTCCTGGACAGGCAAGTCCCAGCTGCTAACTCATTTTAGGGGGACTCTACCTGCATGctaaaggaagaggagggaacagGGATCAGACCCTATGGGTATCGCTGAGTTGCAAACCACACGacggaagagaggaaaaaaggaagtgaagGACAGATACATTTGTACTCTTAAAGATGAGGATTGGGGATTTGGGGCCCAGGTACCATCCTGGCTTGATGATCTCCTCTTTCACTCCTTGCATGCAAGGCAGAAGCAAAGGTAGGCTGTGACTCTTTCTGGTTGGCCCTTGTTCCAAAGAGAGGCCCCTCTTTGGAAGCTGTGccagctggagcaggtggatgtccCTTGCAACATTTGGGGTCAGGGTGCGTGCCAAAACAGCCTCTTGTTGCAACACCGAGTTCTGGGCAAAGACAACTCTGGAAATTCAGACTCTGTGGTGGTTTCCTCTGCTATTGAGAGCAGGCTGCTGGCTCCCTAGCGGCATGCGAAAAGGCAGAAGTGTTCACAGAATGCTAAAtagggggggggagggaataaTATCACTTTCCCCTCGGCCCTGCAGCAAGTTGCTCTGGCTACTGCAGCTTCCTTCAAGGGGCCCTGCCTCTCCATAGCTGCTGGAGGACTGCAAAATGGGACTTTGTTTCAGACTGACAGTGACGCAGTGGCAAATCCCCAAGCAAACAGAATTTGTTAAAGTCCATAGGCACTTATTCTGCATATGGAGAATGTTAAGACTTAAAGCCTTCCCTTGGCAGAGTGTCACCACAACACACCTTCTGGTGCGCTCACGTCAGTCTGGACGAATAGTACATTGTACGAACGGTACGTTGGCTGATGGTGGCTCCTTGCACAGGGAAGAGCTTCATCCTCAAACACATCGCGAGGAGAAGGGTGGGCTTGCCTGATCTTCATGCACAAAGGGTGGAAAAGAAAGAACTCTGATGGCTGAACAAAACTGGGATTGCTGGGACAAGCCTTCTCCTTATACCCTGCTTCCATTATGGCTCAATTATTGATGGCAGCAATATATATTCACAGTTGAAAGCCTGCTGGCAGCTGTCAGGATTGCAGATGAGTATCAATAAAAGCAAAGGGCTTTTAGTGCTGAGACAGGGAGTTTTCTTTCATGTTGGCCAGATTAGAAGATCATCCCAGGTCTCTCCCtgttctttccctcttccttttctagcACATAAAATCCCTGGCAGTATATCTTTAGGCACACCTATCTTAACCCTAGCTCCAGTTCTCCTTCTTGAAAGCAAGTTGCACAGCATCATTCACATCCTGCACTATGTAAGATGCCTCCACCAGGCTGGGGTCAAAGCAGAAGTCCCGATGGCCATGGAACACCGTCTCCCTTGTGCACTCCTCTGTGTTACTGGGAACATCTGCATTGTGGCGGTAGACCCCAGTGCAGACCAGAATCGACTTGCAACTCTCCACTGAATTGTTGCAGTCCTTCCTCAGCTCGAGGGGATCCTCAGTTTGGGGAttggctgcctgcaggctcctcttcATCCCAGCCTGGACCTGGTTCTGGTGAGCTGACTTGAGGTAGTTGTTGTAGAGGTTTGCCCCATAGATATCGGACATAGGGTTATCCCTGTATAAGGTCACAGTGtgaaacagaaatgagaaactAGCCCATGCATCAATTTCTGGCTCTGGCAGACTGGGATTAAGGCAGCACTGAGGGAGGAAGGGGCACAAGATGTGTGCCAACATCAGGAGAACCACCCAGACTGGGCCAGTGAGTCCACCCACTGGTGTGTCCTGTTCAGCTGTGGTGAAGGCCACATGCTTCACAAATATCTTTCAAAGGGGACAAGACACATCTAAAGCACCCACAGCAGTTTCAGCCATTACTGTAATGTACACCCTACGATCCCAAAGTGTTCGGCCTAACTGGGCTAATGGTGCTACATCTGGGTCTCTTAACTTCTTCTTTAATCCAGTCGTGCTACATGTACTCCGCATCCCACAGTAACAGCTTTGCTAGGCTGACAGTGCCCttcaaattattaaaagcatAGGGTGCAAAAAGCTAGCAAGCCTCTGTTATAGGATGTGAGGCTCCAGAGATGCCATCAGGATTTCGGTATTCATTTTAGAaatctccagtaaaaaaaaaaaaccacttaagtCAGTATGCAACTCCCTAAGGAAACCAGCAGGAAAAACAGTCTCTTACCCAACTGCATAGAGGCGTCGGATGGGAGACTTCCAGCCCTGTGTCTCTGCCTGCTGTTTTATCAAGTATTCGGCATAGCGGTAGGTGACTGTGCTGGGTTTGCCAATCAAGGCCTCGTACTTCAGCTCCCGGCCTGTCACTTTCTTGTAGATGTTCTCcaagcagagaaggaaagtgCCATGGCCAAACCTGCTCCAGAAAGGAGGTCATCAGTATCCCTAGCCACACCACTTAAGTAGCAAACACTCCTCAGTGAGGAGAACCATCTGCTGTAGACAGGGTACCGCCTAGTTTGGACACGGTATCTACCCACACATGCCTCCACAGGCAGTGGTCTGGCTTTTGCTTCTTGAAAGTTTTAGTCTTTGTTTCTCATGCAGTTTTCATGTTTCTGCTGCTAATTAAGCCATACAGGCAGACTCTAATGTTAAAAAATGTAGTATGTAAGAAAAGATCATCTGCAGGAGAGATATATGAAACAAGCTAAAACAAATACCACACATGCTTTTCACCTGGGCATCTTGGCTTCAGCCATCCACAGGAGATCCATGTTGCAGGCGAGGACAGGCAGATGGGGGTATGGTATATCTTGCAGCTCTGCCCCAGGGTTCCCGTTGCTCAAGAGTACGTCAATAATAAGTTGCAAGCTTGTCTCCCACCTCACTGGCTCGCCAAACAGAATCACCCCTGGAAGATTTCAAGAGATGCTTGGAAACTCACTTGGGTCCAAGTACAGGACCCATTACCAAAAGCCACCCACTAGCAAAAGCACCCCTCTGCTGGGAGGCCGTGGCTTATACAGCTACCGTCCGAACACGGCTTGTGCCAGGGCTCCAGTCTGCCTATCACTGTACCACATGCACCACTGCTTCCAGATGTTGGAGCGCGGCACAGAGAAAAGTTGGCTTTGCTCTTATCAGCTTGTGCTTCCTGCTGCGTGAGGGCAGCGAGGCTGCCTCCTGATTGTATCTTCTGAATAAGTTGCCTGTGGATACCGATGAGCCGACAGCACATCATTAGCTCCCATCCCAGCTGGCTCGCCCAACTGTTATTTCTGCTTGCTCTTCATATGTAAACAAAGGCTATTGCTTACCTTCTATAGTGGGGAAGCCAGTGGTTGGAGGAGGCTGCCAGAACAAAACGAAGCAGGGTTAGTAATGCAAAACCTAATGCCGtctccaaaacaaaactaaaaatgctTCCTTTGAACCTGCCAAGGCAGTCCCATAAACAGGCAGGACAAGGCCACCTGGAATCCCGAAGAAAGATTCCCCCAACCCCCCATCCCAGATTGGATTTCACAGATCTTGCGTTGCTGTCTTAGAGCTAGAAATGTCAACCAAACCTTCTTACTACTCACTGCAAGGAATAGCAACGAAAGACAGGCATGGCATTGAGAAAGGAGAGGGTAAAGTCACTGCCCTTCCAGCAGGAGCCAGCGCTGGAAAGAGCAGAGAGATGCTAGCTGCTCAGTACCAGTCCCAGGCTCTCGCTAAAGAAAGTCACTAGCAGCCagctgctctgtgcctctgcagcGTCTCCACCCCATGCTACACGCTGTAAGCGCCAC
This genomic interval from Calonectris borealis chromosome 1, bCalBor7.hap1.2, whole genome shotgun sequence contains the following:
- the HDHD5 gene encoding haloacid dehalogenase-like hydrolase domain-containing 5, which translates into the protein MALRGCLGAGRGLLRAAGPRGPPARGACAGGRPPAFGFLFDVDGVLVRGSQAVPAARRAFQRLADGGGRLRVPVVFLTNAGNCLRSAKARELSQALGLQVSPEQVILSHSPLRLFSRFHQKCMLVAGQGPVEENAQNLGFKHVVTIEALRKAYPLLDMVDQSRRPKELPPPTTGFPTIEGVILFGEPVRWETSLQLIIDVLLSNGNPGAELQDIPYPHLPVLACNMDLLWMAEAKMPRFGHGTFLLCLENIYKKVTGRELKYEALIGKPSTVTYRYAEYLIKQQAETQGWKSPIRRLYAVGDNPMSDIYGANLYNNYLKSAHQNQVQAGMKRSLQAANPQTEDPLELRKDCNNSVESCKSILVCTGVYRHNADVPSNTEECTRETVFHGHRDFCFDPSLVEASYIVQDVNDAVQLAFKKENWS